atcttcgaGGAAAGTCCCCCTccgcggacttttagttgtgttcaaCTAAAGTACCCGGAGGGCGGTCGactttttagttgtgtttaagtaaaagtcacggaggcggacttttagttgtgtttaagtaaaagtacgGGAGGGGGGActcttttagttgtgtttaagtaaaagtctgccggagggggcagacttttagttattcaTACAGTAACCATACATATTGCAGACAAACTATAAGATTTTATTATAGCCAACCAAACCAAACACGTAATGTTGATAACCAAATTCATATCAActtttcaacattattattattaaaattgtacTCAGTTTCTACACGTAAtgggcataaaagtttgcccattaaattttgccttataaggcaaacttttgttataccttaaggaaaacttacgccttataggggcatacttttagttatgttttatgggacacacttttCGTAAAtggcattactaaaagtttccctgaaaagttaaaaaaatatatatatgcttcaagggaaAGTACGCCCCTCTcgatggacttttagttgtgttcaaCTAAAAGTACGCGGAGGGGGGatttttagttgtgtttaagtaaaagtacgccgaggggcagacttttagttgtgtttaagtaaaagtctgccggaggaggcagacttttagttattcaTACAGTAACCATACATATTGCAgacaaactatatatatatatttcattcatgtaccaatgaaataggatgaatatatatatatttttgtttcttttgatgagtATCAATCTCCACATATATAAAGATTGaaatattgtaaaaacatgaaGTAACTTTGAACTATATGTAAAGCAATTTTCTTAGAaggacaaaagaagaaaaaacgaAACGAGAGAGTGGAAGTAACGTACGGCTAATTGCATTGTTGTCATATGGGCTGTTGTGTCTTCCATAAGAGATAGGGCTTCCATTATTGCCATGGCACCAACtaatatttttgtactttatgaTCTCGATACGTCATTTCTAGTATTCCACTTCCTCGACGGTAGGCAAATACTTATCCGCATTGAGTGGGAAAATGTTATTCATTGAGATTGGATactcatcaaaagaaacaaatatatatatatattcatcctatttcattggtacatgaatgaaatatatatatatagtttgtcTGCAATATGTATGGTTACTGTAtgaataactaaaagtccgctcCTACTTAATAGACTTTTAAAatacaactaaaagtctgcctccCGGCGGACTTTTAAACACAACTAAGTACGCCCCCtccggcgtacttttagttgaacacaactaaaaatctgtgggggggggggggggggggggcccttgagcatatatatattttttttaacttttcgagggaaacttttagtaatgccttagctaaaagtgtgtcccataaaaACATATCTAAAAGTATGCCCTAAGGCGTAAGTTTTATTAAGGTAtaacaaaagtttgccttataaggcaaaatttaatgggcaaacttttatgcccaTTACGTGTAGAAACCGAGcacaattttaataataataatgttgaaaagTTGATATGAATTTGGTTATCAACATTACGTGTTTGGTTTGGTTGGCTATAATAAAATCTTATAGTTTGTACGCAATATGTATGGTTCTTGTATGAATAATAAAAGTACGCTCGCTATcggacttttacttaaacacaactaaaagtccgcctcTCCGTGctttttacttaaacacaactaaaaaatACTCTTTCtccggcgtacttttagttgaacacaactaaaagtctgcggAGGCGGACTTTCCcttgaagatatatatatatatttttttatttggctaacaaaagcgaaattaaaaaaaaaaaaaaatttgtcctatttcgttgggcTAACGAAATaggccaaaaatatttttatttttttactttcgttttttgtataaacgaaattaaaaaaaaaaaaaattttaatgcCATTTCGTTCgacatttcacgaaatgcaccaaaattaaaaaaaaaaaaaaattttgaccgAAATAATTCGATGAACAAGAAAGATGcggtatttcgttggttatccaacgaaatacccattttggtttgaaaaaaaaaaggcataccattttggtttttttgcggcaaatttatgccatttaggctccggactccaAAAAGTCTTCCTTTTATATGAGTGCAAACCGTCCAAGACAAAAAAAGCTTGACATGCTTTTTTAATAGATTTAACGAGgtcaataaaagaaaaggatatcTATGCCAATAAAAATAGAGATATTTCtagcattttcttatttttattttattttatataatgtTGCCTGAATTTAAACTGAGAAACCTGATCAGTCAGGGTTCATATAATTGTTCTCAACTTATTTGAAATTGGCGTCCAGTTAGTATTTTTCATCTATCATTTATGCATACCCAAAGTAAAGTTAATAACTTTTGAAGTTTAATCATCTTTACAAGTGCAATGAATCACATCATGTCACCAATTTAGCTGAGCTAATGCCTAATGGTAAACATTTTTAATAATAAGTGCATTGCCAATTTAATTTTCTTGCCCTCACCTACAAGAAAGACCTAATGGTATTAATAAGGGAAAGCAACACTCTAGGTACACGGAAATGAATGCATGTTGCTTTTTCTCTTGACATGAGCGCTGACTGAGTCATTGGACTATtataaaatataagtaaaaaggatttaattttcttttccacAAATTTTTTATGAACAAAAACAAGTATGAAaacaatttaaataaaaaatgaaactggGGCTGCTCGGAATGTATATTAGTATATGAGATTGTTATAGCTCAAGCTCATAACACGTAGTGTCCACTTTTGGCTCAGCAATCCTCACGATTCCGTCCTTTAAATTGTCGGTATTAAATCTAAAAGCACTCGTACAATGTAAATTTACTCTTCTCTTACTTTGCGATGTGAGATTTACCTAACTAAAGTGCCATTTGCACCCATTGTAGTCTTAATTACATTATAGTGACATAGCGAATGTCACCACGACCACTAAAGGATGTGGTGGCCGGGCCGGGATTGATGGATGGGATCCCTCCCCTTAATCAGAAGAGGAAGAGGTCTCGTGTCGAGAATGGGAATGGGAAATTTCCCGGTGGGAACACTCTCCCTTTAAATGGACTTACGCAACAAGAATatgaattaattgaataaataaatttcGAATAGCAAATAGTTAAaacaaaaggataaaaaatgtcaccatgaatataatatcaGTAATAGTATTAAAATGTGGAGTGTTACTCCTTTTGACGTCATCATGGTACCTTAATTTCTCCCACTCAAAAAGGGATAGAAAAAGTAATGCGTAGTTGGTCACTATCACTTTCTATATATCGAACCTAATCAACTAATGAGCAAGCAATGATGCAATCAGCCAATAAATAACTAGCTATTGTACTAATATAATCCATGATTATATCCCATTATCCCCTAATGACATATATGTCCTTTTATATCTAGCTTTTTTGTCCCAAGTGGATAAAAGTGCTTTTCTTTTTAGCTTTTTAAACTTAAATAAAATGACTCTACTCAAGTTGTCGCATTGATAGCACAAGTGCACAACGATGAATCGAACATAATACATAAGTGGGATTAAACttcaaataatattaaattatgtCTAACTCAATATGCATTTTGATTTGCAACTCAAATTGtaaataattaatttgaaataaatCGTAATAATAGGATTTGAGGTTTTAAACGTTTCGGTCTAAAAAACTGAAAATCCAATTTATATGCGTCAAAACAAATGTTTTACATTAATGGAGTTGAATTTCAAACATGCTAACGAAAATGCAATTAAAAAGACAAGATAGGTACCTATCAAAAAAATAGGCCTATAGCAACGGTTTTTTGGCAACAGTTATCAAGCCGTTACAATAGAACATTTCTTGCAACGGTTACACCCGTTGCAGTATCCCCTTTTACCTAACGGAACACTTCTACAATTAGACCGTTGCTTTAGTCTAAGAACCGTTGCTATAGAGGTACATATAGTAACGATTATGTGAACCATTGCGGTAGATTTCNNNNNNNNNNNNNNNNNNNNNNNNNNNNNNNNNNNNNNNNNNNNNNNNNNNNNNNNNNNNNNNNNNNNNNNNNNNNNNNNNNNNNNNNNNNNNNNNNNNNCAAAAATATATATTGCAACGGTTCTTCGTGTCTTGCAGACGCCTGCAACTGCTGTACGAGATCTTGAAGGGCAAACCGTTGCGATAGGATAATACATTGCAACGGTTTTAGAACCACATAATTAACCGTCACAATAGACCTATTGTAACGCAAGAACATTATGTGATCCAAAACCGTTGCGATGAGAACTATAGCAACGGAAAAACAATCTACTGCAACGGTAACAGAACCGTTACCATAGGACAAATTTCTAGTAGTGGGTCTAAAATCGCATAATTAAGTTTAAGAAGCTGTCTCGAAAGATCTATAAGCTTTTGAAGTCAATGCAGACTTATGCATCAGCCACTAAAGTTAAATATTActctttttataattaatttatgtgacacatttttttttcttagtatgcaccaaaaataattttacctTTGTATATTCAgatataatttaactttaaaaattctcattttactcTTAATAATATGGTTTATAGTTAGATAAATGTATATGGCTTATTTAGATCACAAGTTACAAAAACcattcttctttttaaaaacttCATATCCAGTCAAATAATATCACGTGCATTAGATGGAGCGAGtaaatacatataaaaaattatgaatacactatttataatgtttaaattttgaatccgtCTAGAATTGACATCTTTGCTTTGAGTGGGTTCTTCACAGAAGTCATCATTCAcaagacttaaaaaaaaacGCGGTGAAAAGCATCAATATGTAGGGTATAGACAAGGacacaatataatttttattaagataaaaaaaactagaagaaacaaagaaaagaatcaagaaaccatcaaaattgcataaaatgtgcataatttatgtatatatgagtaCTGTTTTAAGTCAAGATTTTCAGCTGTACTCTTCAAGTGTGGCTTCAAcattgttatatatataaaccctTTATCTCCACCCATCATTTATTCTAAAAAAGAATTTTGCCAAtttaatcttcttcttcttcttcaacaatattcaagTTGATACAATGTCTAAAATTTACCCAGAAATTTTGGAgcaatcttctttttcttcttcttcttcaccttaTGTGAAATCCATAAGAGAAACATTTACATTATGGATGAAATCATTAGTTTTCCATGGAAATGGTTGTACTGTTTTTAATTCCAAAGGTGAAATTGTTTTCAGAGTTGATAATTACCAAGAAAGTTGTAGCAATGAAGTTTGTCTCATGGATCTCAAGGGCCAAGTTCTCTTCTCAATTAAAAGAGAGgtaataagatgacaaaaaatattcttttgttaaTTATGTATCCAATATGGTGCCGAGAGTCTATAGAAAACAATCTCTTTACCTCCACGAGGTAGGGATAAGATATGCGTTCACTATCCTCCGAGACTCCACTTATGAaattacactggatatgttgttgttatttttcttttattatggATCCAATATCTGAAAGACTAGAGTTGGCAAATTGAATGGGCAGGtagaaaacaagtaaaattaaATAGACACTTTTTAACCCCTGAAATTGAAAAATAGTCTTGGAGTTCATGATATTAGCTACTTTTTAAAGACAGAGCTGAAAAGTAGTCAGTGGGCGCTACTTCTATGCTAAAAATGGGTCAAAATCCAACTTGTATATATTTCATGCCGGTCAAATGCGAATTGAGTCATTAATGAACGGTTTGAAAATGGTTTAACCCATATTATACATAGGTGTCTAGGAAAATGAAATGATATAGAAATTTTGGCCTcttcttaaattatttaataaacggaaaataatttcattattcAGATTGAAACCCAAGACTTCTAATTATGTTCGAAAAGTTTCACCCAACCATATGTATCTTAGCTACATGAATTGTCAAGCTTTTTGAGTGCACTAAatgtgtttattttatttaacataaagtttttttttttttttcagaaactaCGAGTTTTTGGTCGTTGGAATGGCTATGGGTGTAATGGAATCAAAGGGAGGCCATTGTTTCAAGTAAAGAAGAATAGCATGTTTTCTAAAGAAGATATcatatgtaatgttggaattaaTTGCTACAAGATTCAACAATTGGATACAAATTCATCACTTAAAGTGACAAATACTGCAGGTCAAGTTGTTGCAGAGGTCAGCagtcaattaatttttttaattttcgcaTTCATtgaaatatatagatatagttTATATACATTGACAGTGTAAATATCTTTTACGATATTTGcgaaatttaatttgttgtatcaggtaatctttttttattttcatgttattatttctatttttatgaAAGATTACCTATAGTTATTATTTAGGTGACCTCACAGTGTAAAAAGACATTTATATTATAAGTGTATAGAAGTTATATACACTATAGTGTAATAAGTTTTTACACCATCATGTCACATTTACACTTTGTAGCAAGTAACGTAACTATCTTATTTTCGGAATTACAAATTACATATTTTAAAGTGACTTAACTGTAAATATTCCTCGAATGACTTCCTAGTATGATAAAATTCTTTAAATTAAtgatgtatataatttaaactcgTAAATTTTATGttctaatttttttggtggTGTATTTGTAGGTAAAACAAAAGCAATCATCAAGAGGATTTGGATATGGTGAAGACGTGTTAACTCTAGAAGTGGAACCCCATATAGACCACTCATTAATTGTGGCTCTTGTGATAGTATGCAACTTGATTCATGGCAAATTATGAAAATTTGCTTGTGTCATTTTTTCGCAGGAGTCATGCTAATTTTTTCGATATCGTTCCAATTTTATCGGATATCCTCAAGGGATCGGCAAATTTCCTATAGTATTTCAAGATTCATCAGCTTCTAGATTCATGTGAGTTGAACCACCATTCTGATTTAAGAATGTGTTGTGTTTGAATTCTCTTTGTATATAAGGAGATATTCAAAGTTGTATGTGAAAATACAAGTCAAGTTGTATGGTTTAGGGTGAAGAAAAGAAATACTTTATagttttatgtgattttccTAATTTGCGAGATTGAAAAATCTCCTTAATTACTATATTAAGCTCGTTTAGAGCTTAAAATTTTGTAAAAGTAAATCTAAAAGTCAAAATAGAGTCCTCCAATTTTGTTTGCCTTGCAAGATTTCGCTGTTTATCAGTTTGCTTGGAGTTCACTACACtcaattttgtattttattattgtattaaaaatatttacttaaataaaatatttactaaatttTACCTAAGCATCACATAACAACATTAAGTTCTGTCTGATCAAATAGACACTGAACTTAGACAAAGTGAAAGATCATATAAATATCTGCTTGTCAAACCAATTATCTGCAAGAGTGTGTGGTCTATATTCGTAGACTACGTACAAACTTCCAGTTTGTTCAAGACTATGTACAAattcaaaagtttttctttatctttaaacTTCCTTATCGAGTCAATAACTGCGTATGCAGAATTTTTACAAAACGGTGTTACATTTGAGTAGTTTATAGACATAGGATTTAATTAAGGCTACTTCAATAATATCTTTTCAGAATGGTTTCGAACAGACAATTCTTTCAATAAAAACTTAACATGTGTCATTTCAACGAAATGATGATCTGTGACATCTTTTAGGGCAAGATAAATTCGCCTCACGAATCAAATTATATCAGATAAATTGAAGGAAGAAAGTATTACTTCcgctgtctcaatttatgtgtgTTAGAGcggaaataataaaaaatacagTAATTAATGTGGTTCGGATCGATGTGATCCTAGTTCACAGAGAACGGCAGGcagttttattattattaagggAAAAAGTAAGTTACAAGATGGAATATACTTAGGTTCTTCTTTCTGTTACACTTAATAAACACTAActagcatgtatttatactattaGGTCTAAGTctttcctagaaaggatctaaatccCAATAACACTCGAAAACCAATATCTAAATCCTAATAACACTCGAAaaccaacaaaggaaaaaaaattccttttatttctttctgcTTTTGAGTAGAAATTGActtgaatatcttctcaacttcacaatgTGATActgttttctttttagtctgtcccaaatgaatgatacatttctatatttacaagtaatttaacttaaaattttctcttttatctttaatgatatgatttacagccacacaaacatctatgacttgttttagatcacaagtttcaaaaatctctatttctttcttaaacacTGTGCctaaataatttacatatgataaattgggacagatggAATACTAAGTTAGAATGGTGGGCTATTAGCCTATTACTATAAGAGGAACGTGAGAAGCTTGAACACGACAGGGTCACTATTGTCTAGCCCAGCAGCTTGTCCTTTACATAATGGTTCATCAATGCACATGCTAATATTTTCAACGTGGTATGTTTCTGAAAATAGTAGCACTACAATCAATTCATCAACTTGATTGCTTGTTTCTCAgccttatatatattatatatcatgACTATTCACACTAAATGTTGACATCGTAACCATTATAAAGATGATAGTCGATATGATAAGATGGATAAGATccttcaatttttaattaaagattTTAAATTTGAGCTCTGAAATGCAAAAATTCGGCCTATAAGGAAATGTTTCCCTACGTGATGCAAATTTGGAATAATCGGGAGAGTGTATTTCTGATATATGATGGTTGGACTTAGATGGATGAGATCCCTTTATTTTTAATCAGAAGTCTCAGGTTCGAGCTCTGAAATGAAAAGATCCCCAAATGGAAAATTGTTTTACCTTTTGGTGGGTCATACCTAATGAGAATTTGAATTAAATGGGGAACAGTATGTTCcatggtttcaaaaaaaaaaaaaaaaaaaaaggttgacaTCTTATGAAAACAGGGGTAATTTTTCTTTTACGCAAGCATAGACGAATTTGAAATTTAAGCTCGATGCGTTCattcttaaaatttttaatattgaattcattatattttatttgaattaaaattttatgtttattcattttttattaatttatcacataaatatttatgatttaattatgtttGATATCGGATATACTTAATTGAGCTGAACCCGTATccgagacaaaaaaaaaaagcttgatATGTTTTTTCTCTTCAGGATAAGCATAGTGTCACTGTGTCAGCTATCAATTGTAGTCTACATTTTGTAGTTATGTTCATAGTTGGACTTGTTTGACTGTCTTtgattgaaataaaaataacaaagtAATTGGCAAAAGAGGATGATTTGGAAAGTGTGTTCCGGGTGTTATCTAAGAAATTGTGTCTTTTTGGAGTATACAATCATTTAAACGATAATTTTGTGTCTTTTTGGAGTATACTATCATTTAAAATAGCAATCAAACAAATGGAGCTCAACTGAATTCTGCCAGTTAAGTTAATTAGGATGTGAACGTAGTCTGTGAAGATATTTGAAACACGCGTTCGTACATACATCAAgttgattttatgcatattctCGATCAGGACCTTTAAGTCGATTGCCCATAACTTAGCTAAGTATGttgagataatggtcaaaaacacacctcaattATCACTTTTTTTGTGAGTTTTCAACCTGAACTATCAGCTGTTTGCGTTTTCTACGTAAATTATcaccaaatattaatcaaaacacacctcgacTAGTATCTGATGGTGCATGATGtatattctctctctctctctctctctctctctctttttttttgtatttaaaaatggTGCCAAATAGTTCTCCACGTGGATAATTAaaggaatttaaaaaaattaacagataatggtcaaaaacacatttgaaatatcattttttttgcgAGTTTCCAGCACCATCAGATACTAGTCGatgtgtgttttgataaatcgTTGGTGACAGTTGTATGGGTAAAAAATCGCACTTAACACGTGGGCCAATATGTAGTTGACACGTGTCAGTTTATATAATGATGTAGAGAAATCAGATGGTAATGCCGAGCAAAGCATTGGTGGAAAGGTAGTCGATATACCGAGCAAAGCATTGGTGGAAAGGTAGCTGATACCGACGATGTGGTCAACGAAGAGAGCATCAACGGAAACAACACACAAGACCCTCTTGATTGCGCATTAAATAGAGTTAATACAATAACGGCAAAATGGTTTCGAACGACCAGAATCAAGGAATTAAATCGCAATCATTAATTCAGCAATTAATGATTGTCGTTACGTGCATATAACGGGAAGGACACTAGATAGGACCAGATACCTATAAATAGGAATTTCACTTGTATATCTAGGCAGCTAAGACGAACTGAAAAAGATATGATTATTGATTATTCTCtgcttattatcattatcattattctTTTATCATCAAGTTCTTATTCATTATGGGGAACGGAGAAATCCATTATTGTTGTTCATCTGCAATTGACATAAgtttactttttccttttatttacttattctttattaaCCTTTAAATAACTTGCATGTGTTAATTCTAACATCTGTATCAAATTACTACCAACTGTGGTTCACCTTAGAACAAATTCaactatttgggtaaaataCGAATTTTGATTCAAACAGTTTGGCGCCGTCTGCGAGAATTCTACAGTTGGCTTTGTAGTTTGATCTCTGTTTACGCAAGGGTTATTACTTTGGTATTTTCTTCTGTTTTTGCATTCAAATATGATAGCAACCACGATTCCGAATAAA
This portion of the Lycium ferocissimum isolate CSIRO_LF1 chromosome 1, AGI_CSIRO_Lferr_CH_V1, whole genome shotgun sequence genome encodes:
- the LOC132059775 gene encoding protein LURP-one-related 4-like, which translates into the protein MSKIYPEILEQSSFSSSSSPYVKSIRETFTLWMKSLVFHGNGCTVFNSKGEIVFRVDNYQESCSNEVCLMDLKGQVLFSIKREKLRVFGRWNGYGCNGIKGRPLFQVKKNSMFSKEDIICNVGINCYKIQQLDTNSSLKVTNTAGQVVAEVKQKQSSRGFGYGEDVLTLEVEPHIDHSLIVALVIVCNLIHGKL